The Maridesulfovibrio salexigens DSM 2638 region AAATACTATCCGTCACGCTTTGCTGAAATTACAGCGGGACGGTAAAATTTTCAGACTGGAACGAAAAGGCTGGTATGTGAATACCGTCCGCATGGTTTACAACCCCGCAGACCACGTCAACTTTGCTCAACTGGCCGCGTCTCAAGGACGCAAAGCGGACTGGACCACCGAAGACAACGGCATCATCACAATAAAAGAAGATATGGAAACATATACGGATGATGGATTTGCAGCCGGGACGAAAGTCTATTCCATGGAAAACACCTTCTTCCTTGATGACCAGAAGGTAGCCCGAACCCTGAACTATCTGAATGCTGAAAAACTGGAAGGAATTGTTCCTAAAACAGCCCAGCGCGCTATGACACAGGTTGTTGCAGAAGATTACGGACTTAGCCTGAAGCAGAGAAACCTGCTCATAAGACCGCTCCTGCTGCCAAGGGATGTAACATCACACCTTGGAATAACTCACGGTTCTCCGGGAATTTATGTACGCCGCATCAAAACTGACGGCAAAGATACCGTGCTCACGGTCGAACACGAGTACTGGCGTTTTGATGCCATTGAACTGCGTGTGGACCAAAATTAATTTTCAGCCCATAAAAAAGGCCCGCAATTTCATCCGAGAAATTGCGGGCCTTTTTGTTTTAACACAAATAGTTATTGTCCGGCGGCATGCTCTTCCATCACGGCAAGCAACTGGCCGGTCTTTTCTGCTTCTTCTGTCATACCCATTTCTGTAAATCCCCGAAAAGATTCGCGCACAACAGCTAATCCATCCTGGATGTTGCCGGAGACAAAAAGAAGCTGTCCAAGCAATTCCCCGGCAAAACAATGGCCCTTAGATTCACCCAGCTTCTGAAACCTTGAATAAGCCTCCATGAGCATAAGCAGAGCCTGCTCCTGATTGCCTTCACTGATCTCGAGCTTTGCCATCTCATAAAGGGTTTCTGCCTTACCTTTGGAATCTCCGTTCTTCTCGCATTCCTTAAGTTTATTTTCGTATTCCGCCTTCAAATCAGCTGACTGGTCCATATCTTCTCCAAAATTGTTTCAAGCTTTGTGCGCTAGGAATATTAACGGTTTTTCCAAACGTCAAGGTACGCCCTCATGTTGCCCAAAAAGTCCATATACTGTAGCTGAAATAAGAGTATTGATAGACCATTTCTAATTAAGAATAAGTTCAATGCATGGAGGCAAGCATGCGACTAATTCCGCTGAAAAACAATCCGGGCTGGTGGGCCGCCCGTTATATAGCTGGAAAAATCAAAACATTTTCACCAAGCGCTGAAAATCCTTTTGTCTTGGGACTTCCCACCGGCGGGACCCCCATCAGTATGTACCGGGAACTGATAAACCTGCATCGGGCCGGAGAAGTCAGCTTTAAACATGTTGTAACCTTTAATATGGACGAATACGTCGGACTGCCCGAGGACCATCCTCAAAGCTATCACTATTACATGCATGAAAACTTTTTCAACCATGTTGATATACCAAAGGAAAATATAAACCTACTGGACGGCAACGCCCCCGACCCGGAGAAAGAGTGTGAAGCCTATGAGCAAAAAATAATCAACCACGGCGGAATCCAAATTTTCGTAGGCGGAGTCGGAACTGATGGACACATTGCCTTCAACGAACCGGCCTCCTCGCTTTCCTCCCGCACCCGCATCAAGACCCTGACCCTTGAAACACGCATGGGCAACTCCCGCTTTTTCAATAATAATATGGAAGAGGTTCCCAAATACGCTCTCACCGTGGGAGTAGGGACTCTGCTCGATTCAAAGGAAGTAATCATCCTTGCTTCCGGTTTAAATAAAGCCCTTGCCGTTTCTTATGCAGTGGAGCATGGGGTGAACCACCTCTGGACCGTCTCCGCTCTGCAACTGCATCGCAAAGGAATCCTCGTCTGCGATGAAGACGCTACTATGGAATTAAAAGTCAAGACACTTAAGTATTTTAAACAAATAGAAGTAGATAACCTGCAAGACCCCAAATAAATGCAACCCTTAAAATCGGTTAAAATTATTCGCTTTCCGGGCTGATTATTTATTCCTATCCGGTTAAGCTTCTGTTCATTTAACCTTGAGGGAGGACCAAATGAATAAGAAAACCACTGTACGGAAAGCTTTCACCGGGGATCATGTTCAGCAATATGACCAAAAAACATTAGAAGCCAACTGGCTAGACCCGGATATCGTCTTCGGTCTTACCTACCGCTATATAAACCCGGGTGAAAGTATTCTGGATGTTGGTATCGGGACCGGACTGTCTTCAATCCTCTTCCACCGGGCTGGGCTTGAAGTTCACGGACTTGATTTTTCAAGTGAGATGCTTGAAGTCTGCGCTCAAAAATCTTTTACCGCCAGCCTGACAAAGCACGATGTCAGCGCGGCTCCCTATCCGTTGAAAGATAACTCTGTAAACCATGCCGTATCTACAGGATTAACCCATCTTTTCAGCAACCTTGAAACCTTTTTTTATGAAGTACACCGGATAATCAAACAAGACGGTGTTTTCAGCTTTGTGGTAGCTGATTCAGAAAAAGTGGAAAGCTGTGTCTTGAGCTGCCAAAACAACAATAATTCAAAAGTTAAATTCCATTACCATTCACAAAAAGACCTGAACAGATTATTTCAAGAGTGCGGGTTTGAGCAGCTGAATTCTTTAAAGTTCAGCTCATCCTCCATCGGCAGACAGGAACGAACCTACCGTGCCTACGTAGTGCAAAAACTATAATCCATCATACCTGAGCCCTAGAAGGGCTCTTCTTATTAGCAGAGCCCAAACCAGTTACATCAATATTAATACATCAGCCCAAATTTGAATTTTGCTTCCTGCGAACAAAACCACCCGCCTCAGTTGTATAATCTCCGCCCCGCTATTTACATTTAAAAAAACAAGACTATACTCAAGAAAGTGCTGCCTATCCCGTTTTCCGGGCGGCATTACGAGGAGGTTACATGAAATTAAAACGCTACATTGGATTACTTACTCTCATCACTGTACTCATCCTGCCCGTATATGCACATGCGGACGGACTGCCTTCGTTTGTGGAACTGGCTAAGAAGTGTGGCCCAGCCGTGGTCAACATCAACACTGTGAAAATGGTCGAAGTGGGCAACCCCATGGAAGACTTTTTCAAATTCCACGGCAGAGACGGAAACAATCCTTTTGAGGATTTCTTCAAGCAGTTCAATAACCGGGGAAACAACAAACAGCCCAAA contains the following coding sequences:
- a CDS encoding class I SAM-dependent DNA methyltransferase; the encoded protein is MNKKTTVRKAFTGDHVQQYDQKTLEANWLDPDIVFGLTYRYINPGESILDVGIGTGLSSILFHRAGLEVHGLDFSSEMLEVCAQKSFTASLTKHDVSAAPYPLKDNSVNHAVSTGLTHLFSNLETFFYEVHRIIKQDGVFSFVVADSEKVESCVLSCQNNNNSKVKFHYHSQKDLNRLFQECGFEQLNSLKFSSSSIGRQERTYRAYVVQKL
- a CDS encoding GntR family transcriptional regulator → MKKTRYYEIVQNMILERLASGELKAGDKLPSERTLCAELSLNRNTIRHALLKLQRDGKIFRLERKGWYVNTVRMVYNPADHVNFAQLAASQGRKADWTTEDNGIITIKEDMETYTDDGFAAGTKVYSMENTFFLDDQKVARTLNYLNAEKLEGIVPKTAQRAMTQVVAEDYGLSLKQRNLLIRPLLLPRDVTSHLGITHGSPGIYVRRIKTDGKDTVLTVEHEYWRFDAIELRVDQN
- the nagB gene encoding glucosamine-6-phosphate deaminase produces the protein MRLIPLKNNPGWWAARYIAGKIKTFSPSAENPFVLGLPTGGTPISMYRELINLHRAGEVSFKHVVTFNMDEYVGLPEDHPQSYHYYMHENFFNHVDIPKENINLLDGNAPDPEKECEAYEQKIINHGGIQIFVGGVGTDGHIAFNEPASSLSSRTRIKTLTLETRMGNSRFFNNNMEEVPKYALTVGVGTLLDSKEVIILASGLNKALAVSYAVEHGVNHLWTVSALQLHRKGILVCDEDATMELKVKTLKYFKQIEVDNLQDPK